One genomic segment of Peromyscus leucopus breed LL Stock chromosome 23, UCI_PerLeu_2.1, whole genome shotgun sequence includes these proteins:
- the Lamtor4 gene encoding ragulator complex protein LAMTOR4 isoform X2 produces MSSGDLENDEQAASTISELVSTACGFRLHHGTNIPFKRLSVVFGEHTLLVTVSGQRVFVVKRQNRGREPIDV; encoded by the exons ATG TCATCTGGAGACCTTGAGAACGATGAGCAGGCAGCCAGCACCATCTCAGAGCTGGTCAGCACAGCCTGTGGCTTCAGGCTGCACCATGGCACGAACATCCCTTTCAAGCGCCTGTCTG tGGTCTTTGGTGAACACACGCTGCTGGTGACTGTGTCCGGACAGAGGGTGTTTGTGGTAAAGAGGCAGAACCGAGGTCGGGAACCTATTGATGTCTGA
- the Lamtor4 gene encoding ragulator complex protein LAMTOR4 isoform X1: MTSALTQGLERIPDQLGYLVLSEGAVLASSGDLENDEQAASTISELVSTACGFRLHHGTNIPFKRLSVVFGEHTLLVTVSGQRVFVVKRQNRGREPIDV, from the exons ATG ACTTCCGCACTGACCCAGGGACTGGAGCGAATCCCAGACCAGCTTGGCTACCTGGTGCTGAGCGAAGGTGCAGTGTTAGCG TCATCTGGAGACCTTGAGAACGATGAGCAGGCAGCCAGCACCATCTCAGAGCTGGTCAGCACAGCCTGTGGCTTCAGGCTGCACCATGGCACGAACATCCCTTTCAAGCGCCTGTCTG tGGTCTTTGGTGAACACACGCTGCTGGTGACTGTGTCCGGACAGAGGGTGTTTGTGGTAAAGAGGCAGAACCGAGGTCGGGAACCTATTGATGTCTGA